Proteins from a single region of Trichoderma asperellum chromosome 3, complete sequence:
- a CDS encoding uncharacterized protein (EggNog:ENOG41) translates to MSASPPPSPSQHATAHAYASNGLEILQAASDAAQAIQNHHPLQNAAAEAVAQSHAVGVPIAPAPELRMPSPQLQQQQQHLVAGPGGVMRDPTINPKLTRLRRACDMCSMRKVKCDDSNMPCRPCRELGVDCTFNRETKRRGPPNKHAEAAKAAKRSRMESAVAPPGFPSSPSPQNAAKTLMTISTDGVLDAEAIAPMPVLELLVDDFFTYIHPLAPFPHEPTFRQSFANREDRTKPEFLGLLASMIGALAASFPRSAREHLKAQHSTHLFPKAIVMIEKCRDIALLTRGSRWVLKQPKTLDDAATSYFLGLASGYTLQWNASRQFMAETLTLLRELGFSRPKHPGELPTFGSDNFAPDPMPFNHVKDQIGKRIFWCLLLGVRSFSQLGASHTDIVIAPSTPSLPYPAYPENVDDICVLANEIIHQAEGSVTLLTGFRFGIDIYTTMNGVVSLELAYGMSTLPWADQRLLLRDGLLAAKSIIDNLPPELQLGNPGDEANPLAAMEESGLQYVPPVWPNTQPPHDVRNIIKNQPMRRRQLQYEIQKANIFVSQLATRSYFVELYFNLRDVHLSEQQQTLEVEGTSEEEKAIQDADDKEILEFMSAEREIIVQNLLTVLGSISQRNLEPNGGSLINKIRQVASTLLNDAPERKGPFAIKSEEALSQLLDILVKLEKTGPVGETTRAPDPLQMTAEDEEEELRHWADLREYQLRFAANGGFAGDL, encoded by the exons ATGTCGGCATCTCCACCACCGTCGCCGTCCCAGCACGCAACTGCCCACGCTTACGCTAGCAACGGGCTGGAAATCCTGCAGGCTGCCAGTGACGCTGCTCAGGCCATCCAGAACCACCATCCTTTGCAGaatgccgccgccgaagcTGTTGCCCAGTCCCATGCCGTCGGGGTGCCCATCGCCCCGGCGCCAGAGCTGCGGATGCCCTCgccccagctccagcagcagcagcagcatctcgttGCCGGGCCTGGGGGCGTCATGAGAGATCCCACCATCAATCCCAAGCTCACGCGACTTCGACGCGCCTGCGACATGTGCAGCATGCGCAAGGTGAAATGCGACGACTCTAACATGCCTTGTCGCCCTTGCCGCGAGCTGGGTGTTGACTGCACCTTTAACCGAGAAACCAAGAGACGTGGGCCACCAAACAAACAtgccgaagccgccaaagccgccaAGAGATCTCGCATGGAGTCAGCAGTGGCGCCTCCTGGATTCCCCTCGTCCCCATCGCCTCAAAATGCTGCCAAGACGCTCATGACCATATCCACGGATGGAGTGCTGGATGCAGAGGCGATTGCGCCAATGCCTGTGCTGGAGCTTCTCGTGGACGACTTCTTCACGTATATTCATCCACTTGCTCCATTCCCTCACGAGCCAACATTCCGTCAGTCATTTGCGAATAGAGAGGATCGAACGAAACCGGAGTTTCTAGGACTTTTGGCTAGTATGATTGGTGCCTTGGCCGCATCATTTCCGCGGAGCGCCAGAGAGCACCTCAAGGCCCAGCACAGCACGCATCTTTTCCCCAAGGCCATAGTCATGATTGAAAAATGTCGTGACATCGCCCTCCTCACACGCGGAAGCAGATGGGTGCTGAAACAACCAAAGACACTAGACGATGCTGCTACCAGCTACTTTCTCGGGCTGGCATCTGGCTATACTCTGCAATGGAATGCATCTCGCCAATTCATGGCTGAGACCTTGACGCTTCTCAGAGAACTCGGCTTTAGCAGACCCAAACATCCTGGAGAACTTCCCACTTTTGGAAGTGACAATTTTGCTCCTGACCCAATGCCGTTCAATCATGTCAAAGACCAGATTGGCAAGCGCATCTTCTGGTGTCTACTGTTAGGCGTTCG CTCCTTTTCCCAGCTCGGCGCATCTCATACAGACATTGTCATTGCTCCATCAACACCCAGTCTCCCCTATCCCGCATATCCTGAGAATGTCGATGACATCTGTGTTCTTGCGAATGAGATTATCCATCAAGCGGAGGGCAGTGTTACACTTCTCACAGGCTTTCGGTTTGGTATTGACATTTACACAACCATGAACGGCGTCGTCAGCTTAGAGTTGGCGTACGGCATGAGCACTCTTCCCTGGGCTGACCAAAGACTCCTCCTACGAGATGGTTTGTTAGCTGCAAAGAGTATTATCGATAATCTGCCACCAGAGCTCCAGCTAGGCAACCCGGGAGACGAAGCAAATCCACTGGCTGCCATGGAAGAATCCGGCCTCCAGTACGTCCCACCAGTATGGCCAAACACACAGCCACCGCACGATGTGCGCAATATTATCAAGAACCAGCCCATGAGACGTCGACAACTTCAATACGAGATTCAGAAAGCCAACATTTTTGTCTCACAACTCGCCACGCGATCGTATTTTGTGGAGCTATACTTCAACCTAAGAGATGTTCATCTtagcgagcagcagcaaacccTCGAAGTTGAAGGTACGagcgaagaggaaaaagctATTCAAGATGCGGACGACAAGGAGATTTTGGAATTCATGTCTGCCGAGAGAGAAATCATTGTCCAAAACCTTTTGACTGTGCTGGGGTCTATCTCACAGCGAAATCTTGAGCCGAACGGAGGGTCCCTCATCAATAAAATCCGCCAGGTCGCTTCCACGCTGCTGAATGATGCCCCTGAAAGGAAAGGCCCGTTTGCCATCAAATCAGAAGAGGCGTTGTCGCAGCTGCTTGATATATTAGTGAAGCTTGAAAAGACAGGCCCCGTTGGAGAGACGACCCGAGCACCGGACCCTCTCCAGATGACTgcggaagatgaagaggaagagctgaGGCACTGGGCCGACCTGAGAGAATATCAGCTGCGTTTCGCTGCAAATGGGGGCTTTGCTGGCGACTTGTAA